In Acinetobacter sp. WCHAc010034, a genomic segment contains:
- the hisS gene encoding histidine--tRNA ligase, whose amino-acid sequence MSSIVAIKGFNDILPTQTPAWRRLEQHLASLMDAYGYQQIRLPIVEQTTLFKRSIGDATDIVEKEMYTFLDKGNPPESLTLRPEGTAGCVRAMLEHNLLRGAAPRVWYVGPMFRYEKPQKGRYRQFHQFGVETFGVATPDQDAELILMTARLWKRMGVADKVQLELNTLGESEERAAYRAALVEFLNAHKDALDEDSQRRLTTNPLRILDSKDARTQQILENAPKLHDFMGEDTMQHFAQLQQYLTDAGIAFVINQKLVRGLDYYNKTVFEWTTAHLGSQGTVCAGGRYDGLVGQLKGKPDQTVPAVGFAMGMERLLLLLEQVEDNAPVRDCEIFLVSDAAVQGKALVLAEQIRDQLEAAGSAVRLKVGSQGSMKSQMKKADQAGALYAVIFGEREQAAQQVLVKELATAQQTEVAAAGFVPFIIEQLSSK is encoded by the coding sequence ATGAGTTCAATTGTCGCAATTAAAGGTTTTAATGACATTCTTCCTACGCAAACACCAGCGTGGAGGCGTCTTGAGCAGCATTTAGCGTCCTTAATGGATGCCTACGGCTACCAGCAGATCCGCCTGCCGATTGTGGAGCAGACCACGCTGTTCAAGCGTTCGATCGGCGATGCGACGGATATTGTCGAAAAGGAAATGTACACTTTTCTGGACAAAGGCAATCCGCCGGAGTCCCTGACTTTGCGTCCTGAAGGCACGGCGGGCTGTGTGCGCGCCATGCTGGAGCATAACCTGCTGCGCGGCGCTGCGCCGCGGGTATGGTATGTCGGGCCAATGTTCCGCTATGAAAAGCCGCAGAAAGGCCGCTACCGCCAGTTCCACCAGTTCGGCGTGGAAACTTTCGGCGTGGCGACGCCGGATCAGGATGCAGAGCTGATTCTGATGACGGCGCGCCTGTGGAAGCGCATGGGCGTTGCGGACAAAGTGCAGCTGGAGCTGAATACCCTGGGTGAATCTGAAGAGCGCGCAGCTTACCGCGCAGCGCTGGTGGAGTTTTTGAACGCGCATAAGGATGCGCTGGACGAAGACTCGCAGCGCCGCCTGACGACCAATCCATTGCGCATTCTGGACTCAAAAGACGCGCGCACGCAGCAGATTCTGGAAAATGCGCCGAAGCTGCATGACTTCATGGGTGAAGACACCATGCAGCATTTTGCGCAGCTGCAGCAGTATTTGACCGATGCCGGCATTGCGTTTGTGATTAACCAGAAACTGGTGCGCGGCCTGGACTATTACAACAAGACCGTCTTTGAATGGACAACTGCGCATTTAGGCTCGCAGGGCACAGTCTGCGCCGGCGGCCGCTATGACGGCCTGGTGGGCCAGCTGAAAGGCAAGCCGGATCAGACCGTTCCGGCTGTGGGCTTCGCCATGGGCATGGAGCGCTTATTGCTGCTGCTGGAGCAGGTCGAAGACAATGCGCCTGTGCGCGACTGCGAAATCTTCCTGGTTTCCGACGCTGCGGTGCAGGGCAAGGCTCTGGTGCTGGCTGAGCAAATCCGCGACCAGCTGGAAGCGGCCGGCAGCGCTGTCCGCCTGAAAGTCGGCTCGCAGGGTTCAATGAAGAGCCAGATGAAAAAAGCCGATCAGGCCGGCGCGCTGTATGCGGTGATTTTCGGTGAGCGTGAGCAGGCCGCGCAGCAGGTGTTAGTCAAGGAGCTGGCGACAGCGCAGCAGACTGAGGTTGCAGCAGCCGGCTTTGTGCCATTTATTATTGAACAGCTTTCTTCAAAATAA